A single Acidobacteriota bacterium DNA region contains:
- a CDS encoding HAMP domain-containing histidine kinase, with product MPRGVRAWAPVVLAGVLAALLLSLAWLQWRWLGQISADQRERMQTNLRAQVTQFTQDFDRELTRAYVWLQADRGVTPGVTPPLDSVGHFQRWFASAPHPGLVDRIYVASLSHDGHAGRPASLDVQRYDREREALEPVGTDVPPALAAILDTLTTLPTDGSERGPDRGPGPFVPPIAAGGTALVIARPPVPIVNAGGAIVFSRERRPWDYTIVLLDTAFIRESFLPDVLARHFSEATHTPYRVSIVDRVSGAPVFCSDHDAARCAIASPDASEVFFDVRTREFNRFVVDDRRGTQVRANAADAGRQTLGPGGPTLPPHAEGPGGTAPPKQGVSVTVRRGGPEGEPRRPDREPLWRADFAHRAGSLEAAVASTRRRNLFVSSSVILLLGASIGMLVVSSARARTLAAQQMEFVAGVSHELRTPLAVIRSAAENLADGVVADTAQVQRYGQLIADEGRRLTEMVEQVMEFAGFEAGRSLDLRPALAADVARAAIDASGPLLAETDAQVDVEAPETPLFVQADHAALARSVQNLIANAVKYGGTDRWVGVRVAPVDARTVAIAVSDHGPGIPETELARIFEPFYRGQHALDGQIHGSGLGLSLVDRIVRQHGGRVQVQSTPRGTTFTLLLPSAPDLAATAAVEESVARVDTRLEGRGHAS from the coding sequence ATGCCTCGAGGGGTACGTGCGTGGGCGCCCGTGGTGCTGGCCGGCGTGCTGGCCGCGCTGTTGCTCTCGCTTGCGTGGCTGCAGTGGCGATGGCTCGGCCAGATCAGCGCCGATCAGCGCGAGCGCATGCAGACAAACCTGCGTGCGCAGGTCACGCAGTTCACGCAGGATTTCGATCGCGAGTTGACGCGCGCGTACGTGTGGCTGCAGGCCGACCGCGGCGTCACGCCCGGCGTGACGCCGCCGCTCGATTCCGTGGGGCATTTCCAGCGCTGGTTCGCGTCGGCGCCGCACCCCGGTCTCGTTGACCGGATCTACGTCGCCTCGCTGTCGCACGATGGCCATGCCGGTCGACCCGCGTCGTTGGACGTGCAGCGCTACGACCGCGAGCGTGAAGCGCTCGAGCCTGTCGGAACCGACGTGCCGCCCGCGCTCGCAGCCATCCTCGACACCCTGACGACACTCCCCACCGACGGATCCGAGCGTGGTCCCGACCGCGGCCCGGGCCCGTTCGTGCCGCCCATCGCCGCCGGCGGGACCGCGCTCGTCATCGCGCGTCCGCCCGTGCCCATCGTGAACGCGGGCGGGGCGATCGTGTTCTCGCGCGAGCGACGGCCGTGGGACTACACGATCGTGTTGCTCGACACGGCGTTCATCCGCGAGTCGTTCCTGCCGGACGTCCTCGCCCGCCACTTCAGCGAGGCGACCCACACGCCGTATCGTGTCTCCATCGTCGATCGCGTCAGCGGCGCGCCGGTGTTCTGCTCGGACCACGACGCCGCACGCTGCGCGATAGCGTCGCCCGATGCGTCCGAGGTCTTCTTCGACGTGCGGACGCGCGAGTTCAACCGCTTCGTGGTCGACGATCGCCGCGGCACGCAGGTCCGTGCGAATGCGGCCGACGCGGGACGACAGACGCTCGGGCCCGGAGGGCCGACCCTGCCACCGCATGCGGAGGGGCCCGGAGGGACGGCGCCACCCAAGCAGGGCGTGTCGGTCACCGTCCGGCGTGGTGGTCCCGAGGGCGAGCCACGACGGCCCGATCGCGAGCCGCTGTGGCGCGCCGATTTCGCGCACCGGGCCGGGTCACTCGAAGCCGCAGTCGCGTCGACGCGCCGGCGCAACCTGTTCGTGAGTTCGAGCGTGATTCTGCTGCTCGGTGCCAGCATCGGGATGCTGGTCGTGTCGAGCGCGCGCGCGCGCACGCTCGCCGCGCAGCAGATGGAGTTCGTGGCGGGCGTCTCGCACGAACTGCGCACGCCGCTGGCCGTCATCAGGTCTGCGGCGGAGAACCTGGCCGACGGCGTCGTGGCAGACACCGCGCAGGTGCAGCGGTACGGACAGCTGATCGCTGACGAGGGGCGGCGGCTGACCGAGATGGTGGAGCAGGTGATGGAGTTCGCGGGCTTCGAGGCGGGTCGTTCGCTCGACCTGCGACCGGCCCTCGCGGCGGACGTCGCGCGGGCGGCCATCGACGCATCGGGCCCGCTGCTGGCGGAGACCGACGCGCAGGTCGACGTCGAGGCCCCCGAGACGCCGCTGTTCGTGCAGGCCGACCACGCTGCGCTCGCGCGGTCGGTGCAGAACCTGATCGCCAACGCCGTGAAGTACGGCGGCACCGACAGGTGGGTCGGCGTGCGCGTGGCGCCCGTCGACGCGCGGACGGTGGCGATCGCCGTGTCGGACCACGGGCCCGGCATCCCCGAGACGGAACTGGCGCGCATCTTCGAGCCGTTCTACAGGGGACAGCACGCGCTCGACGGACAGATACACGGCAGCGGCCTCGGCCTGAGTCTCGTGGACCGCATCGTGCGACAGCACGGCGGACGCGTGCAGGTGCAGAGCACGCCGCGCGGCACGACGTTCACGCTGCTGCTGCCATCTGCACCCGACCTCGCTGCGACGGCCGCAGTGGA